CAGAACGCGGTCGAGATGGGAATCGTTTTCGAACCAGTAATCGATCAGCGTCGCGGCGCTGAGCTGCGGCGCGATCTTTGCCAGCACTTTGGCAAGGCTGGGCTCCAACGGCTCACGGCCAACGATGATGTCGGCCCAGCAGGTCTGGAAGAATTCCCGCTGCAGCAGGTCGAGGCGCAGCCCGAGATCGCGCTCAAGATAGGTGAAGTGCGGCAGGCCATCGGCCGGCCGGCCATGAATGAGCACGCCGTCGACATCGACCATCAACACTTTCATGCGGAAAATTTCCTCGTTCTCGAAACACCGGCGAAGGTGGCGTTGTTGCTCTGGATGATCAAGAGGTCGCTTCACCGCTTTTTTGTCGCGGCAACCCCGTGTAAATCTCGACCTTCAATCAACGGCAGGATCTGAAATGCGCGTCATTTATTCCGAAGACCACAAGCTGCGCGATGCCAAGACTGAGCTCCATGCCGGCCAGCTGGTGACGCCATTCGAGGCGCCGTTCCGGGCCGAATGGATCCTGGCGGCGGTCAAGGAGGCGGGTTTTGCAGATGTCGTGGCGCCCGATGCGCACGGGCTGGAAACGGCCAAAAAGGTGCATGATCCCGCCTATCTCGATTTTCTCGCCACGGTCTGGGACCGCTGGGTGGCGGCCGGTTTCACCGGCGAGGCGATCGCCAATTCCTTTCCGGTCCGCCGCACCAGCCAGCGCGTGCCCGATAATATCGTCGGCGCGATCGGCCATTATGCCAATGCCGCCGACACCTCGATCACCAAGGGTTCCTACGAGGCGGCGATCGCCTCGATGCGCTGCGCGCTGACGGGCGCCGACTGGCTGGGTGAGGGCAATCGTTTCGCCTTTGCGCTCTGCCGCCCGCCTGGCCATCATGCCGGCATCGATCTTTTCGGCGGTTATTGCTTCATCAACAATTCGGGTGTGGCGGCGCAGCGGCTGCTCGATCGCGGCGCGAAAAAGGTCGCCGTGCTTGATGTCGATTTCCACCATGGCAACGGCACGCAGGATCTCTTCTATCACAGAGGCGATGTCTTCACCGCCTCGCTGCACGGCGATCCCATGCAGGCCTTTCCCTATTTCCTCGGCCATGCCGACGAGGAGGGCGAGGGGGCGGGCACCGGCGCCAACCGCAATTATCCGATGCCGCCGGGCACGCCCTGGGACGTCTGGTCTGCGGCCCTTGCCGATGCACTTGTCCGCATCAAGGCCTTTGGCGCCGAGGCGATCGTTGTCGCACTCGGCGTCGATACTTTCGAGCGCGACCCGATCTCCTTCTTCAGCCTGACCTCCGACGATTTCATCCGCATGGGTGCGATGATCGCTTCTGCCGGCCTGCCGGTGCTTGCCTGCATGGAGGGCGGCTACGGCGTGCCGGAAAT
This Rhizobium acidisoli DNA region includes the following protein-coding sequences:
- a CDS encoding histone deacetylase family protein produces the protein MRVIYSEDHKLRDAKTELHAGQLVTPFEAPFRAEWILAAVKEAGFADVVAPDAHGLETAKKVHDPAYLDFLATVWDRWVAAGFTGEAIANSFPVRRTSQRVPDNIVGAIGHYANAADTSITKGSYEAAIASMRCALTGADWLGEGNRFAFALCRPPGHHAGIDLFGGYCFINNSGVAAQRLLDRGAKKVAVLDVDFHHGNGTQDLFYHRGDVFTASLHGDPMQAFPYFLGHADEEGEGAGTGANRNYPMPPGTPWDVWSAALADALVRIKAFGAEAIVVALGVDTFERDPISFFSLTSDDFIRMGAMIASAGLPVLACMEGGYGVPEIGLNVANVLKGLEA